In one Magallana gigas chromosome 7, xbMagGiga1.1, whole genome shotgun sequence genomic region, the following are encoded:
- the LOC117685217 gene encoding uncharacterized protein produces the protein MPDGHVRVGLFPTLSETIVCQLGTVAELPRTATKSWKSGKKTAFRAAKAAAAASKESPAASKESPAASSSKDSARKKRKVANSPELEPPAASSSSEDSAGRQPSEKGTAAKAAAAASKESPAASSSKDSARKKRKAAQKSHKLSFDGYIDLLASKIEEGNKTKGNKDQRC, from the exons ATGCCTGATGGCCATGTACGGGTGGGGTTATTTCCGACACTATCAGAAACAATAGTGTGCCAGCTGGGCACTGTGGCTGAACTCCCCCGTACAGCAACAAAGTCTTGGAAAAGTGGGAAGAAGACCGCCTTTCGG GCAGCCAAGGCAGCCGCCGCAGCCTCCAAGGAATCCCCCGCAGCCTCCAAGGAATCCCCCGCAGCCTCCTCCTCCAAGGACTCGGCCAGGAAGAAACGAAAG GTGGCCAATAGCCCTGAACTCGAACCCCCCGCAGCATCCTCCTCCTCCGAGGACTCGGCAGGCAGGCAACCCTCTGAGAAAGGAACG GCAGCCAAGGCAGCCGCCGCAGCCTCCAAGGAATCCCCCGCAGCCTCCTCCTCCAAGGACTCGGCCAGGAAGAAACGAAAG GCAGCCCAGAAAAGCCACAAATTGAGTTTCGACGGGTACATCGACTTGCTTGCTTCAAAAATTGAAGAAGGGAACAAAACAAAAGGGAATAAGGACCAGAGGTGCTGA